GCCGGCAAGCGCGTCGCCTTCTTGCCGCGCCACGGCAAGGACCATCGCTTTCCGCCGCAATCGATCAACTATCGCGCGAATTTGTTTGCGATGAAGATGCTGGGCGTGAAATTCATCATCGCGCCCAACGCATGCGGTTCGTTGAAAAAGGAAGTCAAACCCGGATCGATGGTCGTCTGCGATCAACTCGTCGACCGCACCAAAGGGCGAGTCGATACCTACTTCGACGGCCCGATAACGACCCACGTCAGCTTCGCCGACCCCTATTGCCCGACGCTGCGGCCGATCGCGATCGGCGCGCTGCGTTCGCTCGGCATCGAGACCCACGAGCGCGGAACGGTGGTCGTGATCCAGGGACCCCGTTTCTCGACGCGCGCGGAGTCGAAGTGGTTTCAGAGTCAGGGCTGGGAGGTCATCAACATGACGCAGTATCCGGAAAGCTACCTGGCACGCGAGCTCGAAATCTGCTTCGTGAACATCTCGCTGATCACCGACTACGACGTCGGCCTCGAAGGCATGCCGCCCG
The genomic region above belongs to Candidatus Baltobacteraceae bacterium and contains:
- a CDS encoding S-methyl-5'-thioadenosine phosphorylase; amino-acid sequence: METTERADIGVFGGSGFYSLIENAREVWIETPYGAPSDKVALGEIAGKRVAFLPRHGKDHRFPPQSINYRANLFAMKMLGVKFIIAPNACGSLKKEVKPGSMVVCDQLVDRTKGRVDTYFDGPITTHVSFADPYCPTLRPIAIGALRSLGIETHERGTVVVIQGPRFSTRAESKWFQSQGWEVINMTQYPESYLARELEICFVNISLITDYDVGLEGMPPVSHHEVMEVFKANNDRVKNAIGTIVERIDLNADCSCHHALAGARG